In a genomic window of Candidatus Hadarchaeales archaeon:
- a CDS encoding nucleotide exchange factor GrpE: protein MAVSEVERGLPAVCKFCGYWERVSSLVRGLEGRMEDYLSKLRWAQAELENLLKRMEREREEASQAALGRLVLRLLEVLDNFERALKNKEEGKAFAEGVEMIYKQLLKVLEEEGLEPIQAVGKKFDPFLHEAVDRVEIPGMEEGTVVEELQRGYRFRSKILRASKVRVTKS from the coding sequence GTTTGCAAGTTCTGCGGGTACTGGGAGAGGGTGAGTTCTCTGGTGAGGGGACTGGAGGGGAGGATGGAGGATTATCTTTCCAAGCTGAGGTGGGCACAGGCGGAGCTCGAAAACCTCCTGAAGAGGATGGAAAGGGAAAGGGAGGAGGCTTCACAGGCAGCCCTCGGGAGGCTGGTTTTGAGGCTCCTCGAGGTGCTGGATAACTTCGAGAGGGCCCTGAAGAACAAGGAGGAGGGAAAGGCCTTCGCGGAAGGGGTGGAGATGATCTACAAGCAGCTTCTGAAGGTGCTGGAGGAAGAAGGGCTGGAACCCATCCAAGCGGTGGGTAAGAAGTTCGATCCCTTCCTCCACGAAGCGGTGGATCGGGTGGAAATACCTGGGATGGAGGAGGGGACGGTGGTGGAGGAACTCCAGAGGGGGTATAGGTTTAGGTCGAAGATCCTGAGGGCCTCGAAGGTGAGGGTGACCAAATCCTGA